From Cinclus cinclus chromosome 2, bCinCin1.1, whole genome shotgun sequence, one genomic window encodes:
- the ZBTB21 gene encoding zinc finger and BTB domain-containing protein 21 isoform X2 — protein sequence MEGLLHYINPAHAISLLSTLNEERLKGQLCDVVLIVGDQKFRAHKNVLAASSEYFQTLFTNKENESQSVFQLDFCEPDAFDNVLNYIYSSSLFIEKGSLAAVQELGYSLGISFLTNIVSKNPQAPFPSCPIKKVLYQDEDESSSQKRSVIVCQNRIEAQVKSVNQTQHDLSHTPKPSPSVSVKASSRPQVTKPTETLHNLSLTERRWLKEGPVSYTKVHETCATVEDQSRGALVKRNMVLPQISLSEKEMAGGDPGSSAQLLRGKVAEVSLKRPRPPVLSLRGAAESTFLLREAGKGNGQGEDRNLLYYSKLGLVIPSSGSGPENQSIDRSGPLVKSLLRRSLSMDSQVPIYSPSVDLKPAQVSSCSSPGTSDSQKTFNVASQKSSSKELSEKCASDEKPQVVHPHRLRSFSASQSTDREVASPLSEVRIKTEPSSPLSDPAEIIRVTVGDASALANKDFAFKTEDDHKEPSRLPAKRRFQDDRRLPFKRLKADEQGSPGSEENFEEGSSPTHLDADFPDSDVSKDEFEQGNHERLCRNATVCPYCSLRFSSPELKHEHESKCEYKKLTCLECMRTFKSSFSIWRHQVEVHNQNTMAPSENFSLPLMDHNGEITSSSRLPPQSESNKMNNFVAAKEDGVFSDSSEQINFDSEDSSCLPEDLSVSKQFKIQIKEEPADDMEDEVTETSREPKDVVSKKDPSLWPCEKCGKIFTLRKQLERHQELLCSVKPFICHVCNKAFRTNFRLWSHFQSHMSQAAEESTNKEPEICPPANSPSPPPLPPPPPLPKIQPLEPDSPTGLPESSSTTEKLFVPQESDTLFYHAPPLSAITFKRQYMCKLCHRTFKTAFSLWSHEQTHN from the exons ATGGAGGGGCTCTTGCATTACATAAATCCAGCACATGCCATTTCCCTCTTGAGCACCCTGAATGAGGAGCGTCTCAAGGGACAGCTGTGTGACGTTGTGCTGATCGTAGGAGACCAGAAATTCCGAGCTCATAAGAAtgttctggctgccagcagtgaATACTTCCAGACTCTGTTCACAAATAAGGAGAATGAGTCTCAGTCAGTGTTTCAGCTTGACTTTTGTGAGCCTGATGCTTTTGATAATGTGTTGAACTACATTTATTCTTCATCCTTGTTCATTGAGAAAGGCAGCCTCGCAGCTGTGCAAGAACTGGGCTATAGTCTTGGAATATCTTTTCTTACAAACATTGTTTCCAAGAATCCTCaagctccttttccttcttgtccTATTAAAAAAGTACTCTATCAAGATGAAGATGAAAGTAGTTCTCAGAAGAGAAGCGTCATCGTCTGTCAGAACAGAATTGAAGCGCAAGTGAAAAGTGTAAATCAAACACAGCATGACTTAAGCCATACTCCTAAACCTTCACCCTCTGTGTCTGTCAAAGCTAGCAGCAGACCACAGGTAACAAAACCAACTGAAACCCTTCACAACTTATCACTGACTGAAAGGAGGTGGCTGAAAGAAGGCCCTGTGAGCTATACAAAGGTTCATGAAACTTGTGCAACTGTGGAGGATCAGAGCAGAGGTGCTTTAGTGAAAAGGAACATGGTGCTGCCTCAGATCTCTTTATCTGAGAAAGAAATGGCAGGCGGCGATCCAGGAAGCAGCGCTCAGCTTCTGAGAGGAAAAGTTGCAGAGGTGTCATTGAAAAGACCACGTCCACCAGTCTTGTCTCTGCGTGGGGCAGCAGAATCCACGTTTTTGTTGCgagaggcaggaaaaggaaatggtcAAGGGGAAGACAGGAATTTGCTCTACTACTCCAAGTTAGGGCTGGTAATCCCATCTAGTGGGTCTGGCCCAGAAAACCAGAGTATTGACAGAAGTGGAccccttgtaaaaagtctccTTCGAAGGTCACTGTCCATGGATAGCCAAGTTCCTATTTACTCACCTTCTGTTGACCTAAAACCTGCACAGGTatcctcctgctcctcaccagGAACCAGCGATTCCCAGAAGACATTTAATGTTGCATCCCAAAAGTCGTCCTCGAAAGAGTTATCGGAGAAGTGCGCCTCGGATGAGAAGCCACAGGTCGTACACCCACATCGCCTTAGGTCTTTCAGTGCCTCTCAGTCAACGGATCGGGAGGTCGCTTCCCCTCTCTCGGAGGTGCGGATCAAAACTGAGCCCAGCAGTCCCCTCTCAGATCCTGCTGAAATCATACGAGTTACAGTGGGTGATGCTTCAGCATTGGCAAACAAAgactttgcttttaaaactgAGGATGACCATAAGGAGCCAAGCAGGCTTCCAGCAAAAAGGAGGTTCCAGGACGATAGGAGGCTACCATTCAAGAGGCTGAAGGCGGATGAGCAGGGTTCTCCTGGCTCAGAAGAGAACTTTGAGGAAGGCTCAAGCCCCACGCACCTTGACGCTGATTTCCCTGATTCTGACGTCAGTAAAGATGAAT TTGAACAGGGAAACCATGAGAGACTCTGTAGAAATGCCACTGTCTGTCCTTACTGCAGCCTTAGGTTTTCTTCTCCAGAGCTGAAGCACGAGCATGAAAGCAAGTGTGAGTACAAGAAGCTGACCTGCCTCGAGTGTATGCGCACCTTCAAATCATCCTTTAGTATCTGGCGTCATCAGGTTGAAGTTCACAATCAGAACACAATGGCTCCATCAGAGAACTTTTCTTTGCCTCTCATGGATCACAATGGAGAAATCACCAGTTCGTCACGGCTGCCTCCGCAGTCGGAATCCAATAAAATGAACAATTTTGTTGCTGCAAAGGAGGATGGTGTGTTCAGTGATTCGTCAGAACAAATCAATTTTGATTCTGAAGACTCTTCATGCCTGCCTGAAGACTTAAGTGTTTCCAAGCAGTTTAAAATCCAGATCAAAGAAGAGCCTGCAGATGATATGGAGGACGAGGTCACCGAAACGAGCAGGGAACCTAAGGACGTAGTCTCCAAGAAAGATCCCAGTTTGTGGCCCTGTGAAAAGTGTGGGAAGATTTTCACCCTACGCAAACAGCTGGAGCgtcaccaggagctgctgtgctccgTGAAGCCGTTCATTTGCCACGTGTGCAACAAGGCCTTCCGAACAAATTTCCGGCTCTGGAGCCACTTCCAGTCTCACATGTCgcaggctgcagaggaatccaCAAATAAAGAGCCTGAGATATGTCCACCAGCTAATTCCCCATCACCCCCACCCTtacccccacccccacccctccctAAAATCCAGCCTTTGGAGCCCGACAGCCCCACGGGCTTGCCGGAGAGCTCCAGTACTACTGAGAAGCTGTTCGTGCCGCAGGAGTCGGACACGCTCTTCTACCACGCCCCGCCGCTCTCAGCAATCACCTTCAAGAGACAATACATGTGCAAACTCTGCCATAGGACTTTCAAGACGGCTTTCAGTCTCTGGAGCCATGAACAGACACACAATTAG
- the ZBTB21 gene encoding zinc finger and BTB domain-containing protein 21 isoform X1 → MEGLLHYINPAHAISLLSTLNEERLKGQLCDVVLIVGDQKFRAHKNVLAASSEYFQTLFTNKENESQSVFQLDFCEPDAFDNVLNYIYSSSLFIEKGSLAAVQELGYSLGISFLTNIVSKNPQAPFPSCPIKKVLYQDEDESSSQKRSVIVCQNRIEAQVKSVNQTQHDLSHTPKPSPSVSVKASSRPQVTKPTETLHNLSLTERRWLKEGPVSYTKVHETCATVEDQSRGALVKRNMVLPQISLSEKEMAGGDPGSSAQLLRGKVAEVSLKRPRPPVLSLRGAAESTFLLREAGKGNGQGEDRNLLYYSKLGLVIPSSGSGPENQSIDRSGPLVKSLLRRSLSMDSQVPIYSPSVDLKPAQVSSCSSPGTSDSQKTFNVASQKSSSKELSEKCASDEKPQVVHPHRLRSFSASQSTDREVASPLSEVRIKTEPSSPLSDPAEIIRVTVGDASALANKDFAFKTEDDHKEPSRLPAKRRFQDDRRLPFKRLKADEQGSPGSEENFEEGSSPTHLDADFPDSDVSKDEYSEMEEARPNKKFKCKHCLKIFRSTAGLHRHVNMYHNPEKPYACDICHKRFHTNFKVWTHCQTQHGIVKNPSPASSSHALLDEKFQRKLIDIVREREIKKALIVKLRRGKQSFQGQSASQAQQVIKRNLRSRTKGAYICTYCGKAYRFLSQFKQHIKMHPGEKPLGVNKAPKQKDHINIENPVENKEVYQCRLCNAKLSSLIEQGNHERLCRNATVCPYCSLRFSSPELKHEHESKCEYKKLTCLECMRTFKSSFSIWRHQVEVHNQNTMAPSENFSLPLMDHNGEITSSSRLPPQSESNKMNNFVAAKEDGVFSDSSEQINFDSEDSSCLPEDLSVSKQFKIQIKEEPADDMEDEVTETSREPKDVVSKKDPSLWPCEKCGKIFTLRKQLERHQELLCSVKPFICHVCNKAFRTNFRLWSHFQSHMSQAAEESTNKEPEICPPANSPSPPPLPPPPPLPKIQPLEPDSPTGLPESSSTTEKLFVPQESDTLFYHAPPLSAITFKRQYMCKLCHRTFKTAFSLWSHEQTHN, encoded by the coding sequence ATGGAGGGGCTCTTGCATTACATAAATCCAGCACATGCCATTTCCCTCTTGAGCACCCTGAATGAGGAGCGTCTCAAGGGACAGCTGTGTGACGTTGTGCTGATCGTAGGAGACCAGAAATTCCGAGCTCATAAGAAtgttctggctgccagcagtgaATACTTCCAGACTCTGTTCACAAATAAGGAGAATGAGTCTCAGTCAGTGTTTCAGCTTGACTTTTGTGAGCCTGATGCTTTTGATAATGTGTTGAACTACATTTATTCTTCATCCTTGTTCATTGAGAAAGGCAGCCTCGCAGCTGTGCAAGAACTGGGCTATAGTCTTGGAATATCTTTTCTTACAAACATTGTTTCCAAGAATCCTCaagctccttttccttcttgtccTATTAAAAAAGTACTCTATCAAGATGAAGATGAAAGTAGTTCTCAGAAGAGAAGCGTCATCGTCTGTCAGAACAGAATTGAAGCGCAAGTGAAAAGTGTAAATCAAACACAGCATGACTTAAGCCATACTCCTAAACCTTCACCCTCTGTGTCTGTCAAAGCTAGCAGCAGACCACAGGTAACAAAACCAACTGAAACCCTTCACAACTTATCACTGACTGAAAGGAGGTGGCTGAAAGAAGGCCCTGTGAGCTATACAAAGGTTCATGAAACTTGTGCAACTGTGGAGGATCAGAGCAGAGGTGCTTTAGTGAAAAGGAACATGGTGCTGCCTCAGATCTCTTTATCTGAGAAAGAAATGGCAGGCGGCGATCCAGGAAGCAGCGCTCAGCTTCTGAGAGGAAAAGTTGCAGAGGTGTCATTGAAAAGACCACGTCCACCAGTCTTGTCTCTGCGTGGGGCAGCAGAATCCACGTTTTTGTTGCgagaggcaggaaaaggaaatggtcAAGGGGAAGACAGGAATTTGCTCTACTACTCCAAGTTAGGGCTGGTAATCCCATCTAGTGGGTCTGGCCCAGAAAACCAGAGTATTGACAGAAGTGGAccccttgtaaaaagtctccTTCGAAGGTCACTGTCCATGGATAGCCAAGTTCCTATTTACTCACCTTCTGTTGACCTAAAACCTGCACAGGTatcctcctgctcctcaccagGAACCAGCGATTCCCAGAAGACATTTAATGTTGCATCCCAAAAGTCGTCCTCGAAAGAGTTATCGGAGAAGTGCGCCTCGGATGAGAAGCCACAGGTCGTACACCCACATCGCCTTAGGTCTTTCAGTGCCTCTCAGTCAACGGATCGGGAGGTCGCTTCCCCTCTCTCGGAGGTGCGGATCAAAACTGAGCCCAGCAGTCCCCTCTCAGATCCTGCTGAAATCATACGAGTTACAGTGGGTGATGCTTCAGCATTGGCAAACAAAgactttgcttttaaaactgAGGATGACCATAAGGAGCCAAGCAGGCTTCCAGCAAAAAGGAGGTTCCAGGACGATAGGAGGCTACCATTCAAGAGGCTGAAGGCGGATGAGCAGGGTTCTCCTGGCTCAGAAGAGAACTTTGAGGAAGGCTCAAGCCCCACGCACCTTGACGCTGATTTCCCTGATTCTGACGTCAGTAAAGATGAATACAGTGAGATGGAAGAAGCAAGaccaaataaaaaatttaaatgtaaacaCTGCCTTAAAATTTTCAGATCAACAGCAGGTCTTCATCGCCATGTTAACATGTATCATAATCCAGAGAAGCCCTATGCTTGTGACATATGCCACAAGAGATTCCACACCAATTTCAAAGTGTGGACGCACTGCCAGACACAACATGGAATCGTGAAGAATCCCTCACCAGCTTCCAGTTCACATGCCCTTTTGGATGAAAAGTTCCAAAGAAAACTGATCGATATAGTGAGGGAGAGAGAAATCAAAAAAGCTCTGATTGTGAAACTGAGACGTGGCAAGCAGAGCTTTCAGGGTCAGTCTGCTTCACAAGCACAGCAAGTCATCAAAAGGAATTTAAGGTCGAGAACCAAAGGAGCCTATATTTGTACCTACTGTGGGAAAGCTTATCGTTTCCTCTCCCAATTCAAACAGCACATAAAAATGCACCCTGGGGAGAAACCCCTAGGAGTGAATAAGGCTCCTAAGCAGAAGGATCACATTAATATTGAAAACCCAGTGGAAAACAAGGAGGTTTATCAGTGCCGTCTCTGCAATGCCAAGCTCTCCTCACTCATTGAACAGGGAAACCATGAGAGACTCTGTAGAAATGCCACTGTCTGTCCTTACTGCAGCCTTAGGTTTTCTTCTCCAGAGCTGAAGCACGAGCATGAAAGCAAGTGTGAGTACAAGAAGCTGACCTGCCTCGAGTGTATGCGCACCTTCAAATCATCCTTTAGTATCTGGCGTCATCAGGTTGAAGTTCACAATCAGAACACAATGGCTCCATCAGAGAACTTTTCTTTGCCTCTCATGGATCACAATGGAGAAATCACCAGTTCGTCACGGCTGCCTCCGCAGTCGGAATCCAATAAAATGAACAATTTTGTTGCTGCAAAGGAGGATGGTGTGTTCAGTGATTCGTCAGAACAAATCAATTTTGATTCTGAAGACTCTTCATGCCTGCCTGAAGACTTAAGTGTTTCCAAGCAGTTTAAAATCCAGATCAAAGAAGAGCCTGCAGATGATATGGAGGACGAGGTCACCGAAACGAGCAGGGAACCTAAGGACGTAGTCTCCAAGAAAGATCCCAGTTTGTGGCCCTGTGAAAAGTGTGGGAAGATTTTCACCCTACGCAAACAGCTGGAGCgtcaccaggagctgctgtgctccgTGAAGCCGTTCATTTGCCACGTGTGCAACAAGGCCTTCCGAACAAATTTCCGGCTCTGGAGCCACTTCCAGTCTCACATGTCgcaggctgcagaggaatccaCAAATAAAGAGCCTGAGATATGTCCACCAGCTAATTCCCCATCACCCCCACCCTtacccccacccccacccctccctAAAATCCAGCCTTTGGAGCCCGACAGCCCCACGGGCTTGCCGGAGAGCTCCAGTACTACTGAGAAGCTGTTCGTGCCGCAGGAGTCGGACACGCTCTTCTACCACGCCCCGCCGCTCTCAGCAATCACCTTCAAGAGACAATACATGTGCAAACTCTGCCATAGGACTTTCAAGACGGCTTTCAGTCTCTGGAGCCATGAACAGACACACAATTAG